Within Candidatus Binataceae bacterium, the genomic segment CGCTTTTTCGATCATCATGGGAGTATTTGTCGGAGTGATGCCGGGTTTTATCTCGCGCATCTTCATGATCATCGAAGATGTTGGGCATATCGCTTTTGCCCTAATGTGGGTGTACTTGATTTATCAGGCCTACACCGGAAACCGCTTTCGCGTACCGGTACTGGGCGACTGGGCGGACGCGATCCCGCTGTAGGAGCGCAATCCGGCTCAAGCGCCGACCTCCAGGCTCTCTACGCGTATTCCCCCAGCTTCGACCCGCAGCACTATCCGACAGTTCTCGGTGCCCAGGGCCAAGGCGTAGGCGCCAGGGCCTCGCGCGGTCGCGCCGATTTCGACAAGGGGGGCGCCCTTGAGTTGAGCCAGCGCCTGGTTGAGGGAAGCCAGTTCAGCGGCGCGGGCTTGGCCGCGCGGGGTTCGCTCGAACAGCGCGTTGAGGGCGTGATAGGCGGCTGGGCCCTTGGTTTTGCGCAGCCGTTCGCCGCTTAGACACAGTTCCAAAATAGCTTCCAAGCGGGCCATCGCGGGGGGTGCCACGCAGCCGGCCACGACCGCTTCGCGCAGGGCAGCGTAGTCCTGGCGCGCGGCATCGCTCGCCGCCTGCAGGAAGAAATCCAACTGGCTCAGCAGTAGCTCGCGCTGCATCGGGTCCAGTTCCAGGCCTTGCGCCGCCATGGTCACGGCCCTTATTTGCCTGCCATGGGCGCGGCGCCATGGCCGCCTAGCAGCGCCGCCAGTTCGTGCTCGAAGCCGCCGGTTTCGATTGCGCAGTGCATCCCGCACTCCTTGGGTGCGCCGGTCTCCCACCACCAGCGGCCCGAGCGGGGATCCTCGCCGGGTTTAACCGAGCGCGTGCACGGCGCGCAGCCGATCGACTTGTAGCCCTGGTCGTACAGCTTGTTGTAAGGCACGTCGTGAGCGCGCAGATAATCCCACACTTCCTCATCGGTCCAGTCGGCCAAGGGCGAGATCTTGACGATCGCGCCATGGTCGTGGTCGATCTCCACCTTGCGAATATTGGAACGGGTAGCCCATTGGTCGCGCCGCAAGCCTGTTATCCAGGCATCGAAATTGACCAGCGCGCGACGCAAGGGCAGAACCTTGCGTACCTGACAGCACAACAGCCGGGCGTCGACATTGTGGTAAAACAGGTTGATGCCATGTTTGGTGGTCATTTGCTCGACCACGTGGCTGTCGGGAAGGAAAATCTCCACCGCTATGCCATACCGATCGCGAACCTGCTGGATCAGTTGATAGGTTTCCGGTGGCATTCGCCCGGTATCGATCGTGAAAACCCGGACCGTCGGGTCGATGCGGCAGGCCATGTCTATCAGCGCGCAGCCGTCGGCCTGAAAACTGGAGCAGATACCCAAGCGGGATCCGAAGCGCTCGATCGCCCAGCTCAGCACCTCTTGGGGCTCCTTATCGTCTAACTCTACGGCGGCCTCACCCGCCTCCAACTCGTCCATCAGTTCACGATCGTTATGCTCTGCCATGGTCATGGGCCTCTGAAGTTCGAAGGCTAAGCGATAGCCTCAGTGGCGGACGGCGCCGCCTGTGCGATTCCGACCAAGGCTTCGTCGGATAAGCGTTTGCAAAAGCTGGTGAAACTCTCTTCGGGCTGGCGTTGGGCCAGATAGCCAGCGAACAGCCGGCTGACGTAATCCTCGACTTGGCTTGAGAGTACCCGGCGCAGGACCGGCTTGCCGATCGCCGCCTCCTTGCCCAGCCCGCCGCGCAAAATGATATCGAAGGCTTCGCGTGGTTCGCCGTTGGGCCCGCGCGTGGTGGTGCCCTGCAGGCCGATATCGCCGGTCCAATGCTGGGCGCAGGCGTGTGGGCAGCCGTCGAGATTGAGCTTGAGGTTGGCGACCTGGTCGCCGAACTGGGTGGTCAGCCGCTCAAGCAGCGTGGCTAACTTTTCCTTGGTCGGAGTCACTGCATAGTTGCAGTGGGGGTCGCCGATACAGCCGATTGAGGAAGCGTAAAGCCCGTTTACATCCAGCGCGAAACCGATTTCGGCCACCTCCGCCACAATTTGGTCCAGCCGCGTCCGCGGTACGGCGGTGAGGATGAAATTTTGCCGGCGGGTCAGCCGGATGTCACCGCCATACCCCTCCACCACCGCGGCCAAGCGGCTCATCTGCGCGCCGCTCATCAGTCCTAGGTAAACCGGGAAGCCGACCGAGAGCAGGCCGGGCTGCTTCTGTTCACGGATGCCCATGTGGTCGCTATCGCGATCGGGCAGCGGCAACTCATCGAGCGTGTCGAGTTGGTAACCCAGGCGCGCCTCTACCAGTTTGCGGAAGTCTTCCACGCCGTAGTCGTCGATCATGAATTTCAGGCGCGCTTTGACGCGCGAAATCCGATATTCGGTAGTCGAGCGCCAGACGTCGATAATCGCGCGCAGCACCGGCAGCGCTTGTTCGGGCGTAATGAAGACTCCCAGATGGCGCGAGAGCCGCGGGGTGGAGGACAAACCGCCGCCAACCCGAATTGCAAATCCCGGCCGGCCCTCGCGCAGGAGGCCCACCAGCGCGATACAGTTGATCTCAGGCGCATTGCACTGATAGGGACAAGCGGAGAGGGTGATCTTGTGTTTACGCGGCAAATCCGAGTATTCAGGATTGCCGTAAAAGAACCGCGCCGCTTCGGCTAGCAATCCGGTGGTATCAAAAAACTCTTCTTGGTCCACCCCCGCGAGCGGGCAACCGGTGATATTGCGAACCACGTCGCCACAACCGCCCAAAGTGGTCAGGCCAGCTTCTTTGAGCCGCAGAAAAACCTCCTGGAAATGATCCAGGGTGATATGATGAATTTGAATGTTCTGGCGCGTCGTCAGCTCTCCCGAGCCTTGGCCGTAGCGCTCGGAAATCTCTCCGAGCGCGCGCAGCCCGGCCGGGCTCAGGATTCCTCCGGGCACCTTTACGCGCATCATAAAGGTCCCGATCTTGGGCTTGTCGTGGTAGAGTCCATACCACTGCAGGCGGACGATGTCTTCCTCGGGCAGCTTTTCGTACGAGGTCTCGACCAGACGCTGCCATTGACCCCACAATTCGGTCGGGAACAGCTCGCGCTTGAGCTTCTCCGCCGAGTTGCGTTTGAGCACGGTTTCCCAGCTCGGGGGCTCCCGCTTTGGCACAGCCGCTTTGCGCTCCTTCACCTTGACTTGGAAGAAACATAACTTAGATGACCAATTTAGTCAATTATTTTCGCGAGAGCTTTCTTCTCTGGCCCATCGGCGGAAAAGAGCTGGAGTTACAATGAGATTTGGGGTTGCGGTGGACTATTCCCTCAAGGCCTTGCTGATGCTTGCCGAGCGTTATCCGGCGTTGACTCCGTTGCGGGCGGAGACGATCGCGGCGGCCCAGAATATCCCTGAAAATTACTTGCGCCGGCTGCTGATCGAGCTTAAGCGGGGTGGTTTGGTGCTCAGCCAGAAGGGGCCCAGCGGCGGCTATCTGCTGGCGCGCCCGCCGGGCCGGATCACGATGGCCGAGGTGGTAGAGATTATCGAAGGCGACTATGTGCCGGTAGAATGTTTGGAGGAGGGGGGAAATTCGCCCTGCCGGCGCGAGGATGCCTGCGCGATGCGCGAGGTGTGGCGCGAGGTCCGCGACCAGGTAGTTGCGATCCTGCGCCGTACCACCTTGGAAAGTCTGGCCACTCGGCGCAAGAACGCTTTCACGTTTCAGATCTGATGGTGGGCGTCCTGTGTTTGCGGTGATTTTTGAAGTCCAACCGCGCCAAGAGCGTTGGGAAGAATACCTGGGGCTGGCTCGCCTGCTGCGGCCTGAGCTGGAGCAAATTGAGGGTTTTATCGAAAACGAGCGCTTTGTGCATCAGGCCGACGGCAGCCGCTTGTTGTCGCTGTCGCTGTGGGACAATGAAAAGGCTCTGGTACGTTGGCGCACGGTACCGCTCCATCACGAGGCCCAGGAGCGCGGCCGGCGTGAGATTTTGGCGGACTACCATCTGCGCGTCGGTGAAGTGATTGGGGATAGCGCGCGGCCGCCGATCGATCTACTGGCCGGCCAGCGCTTTGACGTTACTCAAAGCGGGGCCGCGCCGGTAGCCACAATCAGCATCGTCGTGCCGCCCGCGCGCTCGTTGCCCGAAGTTGGGGAAGCTTCGGCGGCTATTACCTGCGATCGGTTCACCAGTCTGACCACCGAGGGTAAGGAGCTGGTGCTAAGGGGGTGGCGCGAGACGGAGGCGGCGGTGGATTGGGAACGAGCCCTAGGGCGCAAGAGCGACCTGATTCGTCATCTGCGGGTGCGCATCATCCGCGACTACGGGATGGTGGATCGACGCGAGGCCCCGCAATACTTTCCACCCGTTCCCGCGCGGCCAAACCCGAAGTAGCTTGAGCGTCGCGCCCCGCAATCATCTGATACTTGTGATACTTGGCGCAACGAACCGCTAAGCGAAGCAAGCCGGGTGAGAAAGTCGTAAAGGTTGCGGAGAGCTTTGGCAAACCGCTTGGATGATCCAGCTGCCTCGTGGCGCGCGCGAACTAGCTCGCGTGGGCGATAGGCGGACACCGCCGCCCTGCTTGATGATGTCCCACGCGTCAGATTTCGCGCCGACCCGAAATTGCACTGGTCAACGTGGCGGCGTCGCTATATTCGAGGTCACCGCCTACCGGCAGTCCGCGCGCCAGCCGCGTTGCCCGCACCCCCATCGGCTTGAGCAAGCGGGCCAGATATAGGGCGGTGGCTTCGCCCTCAACCGTGGCGTTGGTGGCGACGATGACTTCAACAATTGCGCCTTCGCCGCCGGCCTTGAGCCGATCAATTAGCTCGTTGATGCGCAGGTCGTCAGGACCGATACCGTCCAATGGGGCGAGCGCGCCGTGCAGCACATGATAAAGGCCTTGGAAGCTGCGCGAGCGCTCTATCGCCATTAGATCGGCTGGTCCCTCGACTACGCACAACACAGTGGGGTCGCGGCCGGGATCGGCGCAGATGTGGCAGCGCTCGCTGTCGGACAAGCCAAAACAGGAGCTGCATAATCCGACCCGCTCCTTCATTTCAAGCAAGGCTTCGGCCAGTGCGATTACCTCCGGGCGGGGGCGGGCGAGCAGGTTGAAAGCAAGGCGCGCGGCGGTCTTCTCGCCGATTCCCGGCAAGCGGGACAATTCGCGCACCAGCCGGGTCATCGCCGGCGGCAGGCCGTCAGGACGCTTGCCAGAAGCCGCCATCGTGCGCGACTACTCCATTCCTGGCAACTTGAAACCCGCCAAGGGGCCAGCCAGTTTGCCGACCTCCTGGGCGACCAGGGTCTGCGCTCTGCGCAAGCCATCGTTGATAGCCCCGAGCAGCAGGTCCTCGAGCATCTTAGCATCATTGAGCAGAGCCGGCTCGATCTGGATGGAGCGCACCTGCATGGAACCGTCCACCACTACCCGCACCATGCCGCCGCCGGCCTGAGCCTCGACCGTTCTGGAGGCGGCATCCTCCTGCATTTGCTTAAGCTTATCCTGCAGGGCTTGGGCCTGCTGCATGATCGTGGAAAGGTCGGGTTGTGCCATAGGGTTGTCTCCGCTGTGCGGCCAATAGTTGGGGCACTCAGGATTTAGATTGGTCGTCGCCGCTGACGGTGCGGCGGACATCGACCAGACGTCCTTCGAGTTCGTCCAGGATCTGGCGTACGACGGGGTCGGCGAAAAGTTCCTTGCGGATGGTATCGCGGTCCGCAGCTGGAGTCGCAGGGTTGCCAGGGGCGGACGCTGGCGTCGGGGCAGCTGTGGGCGCTTCAGGGGGAGAAGCAGGGGCGGCCGAAGCTATCCCCGCGTCTCCCCCTGAGGCATCGACGGGCGCCAGCTCGACCCGGATCGGGCGGCCATAGAATTCCGCGGCCAGTTCACCTATCACGCCACGATTGTCGGCTAGATAGCGGACGTAAATCGAAGAGGCGGGGATGATGCGCAGTAGGTCATCGTCCAGGCGGAGGGTGGCTCCATTTTCCATGAAGCCGGCCAGTGCGGCCTTGCGCGCGCGGATGTGCTCGCGCAGCTCGGGCAAGGCTTGGTTCACTCCAGGCCTCGCGGGCGATGGCGGGGTGGGCAGTGGGGTGCGTGCCGGAGCGCTGGCCCGCACTTCGCCCTCCACCCGCATCCGGCGTGCCGGCGCAGCGGGTGCGCCGCTGGGGCCCGGGGGCGTGCCGCTCGGCCCACCCCCAGGCCCGGCTTCACGTCCCAGCGCGGCCAGCGCACGCGCCAATTCATCCCCATCAAGCACCGGCGCCAGGCTGGCCATCCGCACCACCGTCATTTCTAGCAGCAGATCGGCGTAGGGCGAGCGCAAAATCTCTTCTTGCGCCTGCGCCATCAGGCGAAACAGCCGCAGCAGATCACGCTGCGAAGGTTGCTGGGCCAGCTTGCGAACCTGCTCCAGCTCATGGTCGGGCAAGTTGGTCAGGGCGTGAGCTTGGCCGTTGGCCGGCAGCTTGGCAATCACCAGGTTGCGCAAGGTCTCCAGCAGATCGCGGCCCAACCCCGCCAAGTTGGCGCCGCGTTCGTTGAGTTCGCGCACGATGTTCAGGGCGGCGCCCGCGTCGCGCTCCAAAATCGCAGTAGTCAGGGCGTAAACGCGTGCCCGGCTGGCCACGCCCAGGGTGTCGGCTACCGCGTTTTCGCTCAGCGGGCCATCCTCAGCCAGGGTCAAGGCGCTTTCCAGCATCCGTTCGGCGTCGCGCATACTGCCCCCAGCCTCGCGCGCCAGCAGGGTGAGGCCACCCTGATCCACGGCGATATTCTCTCGCTGGGCCAGATCGCGCAAGCGGGCCATGATGACGGCGAAGGGGAGACGGCGGAAATCGTAGCGCTGCAGCCGGGACAGGATGGTCTCGGGCATCTTTTGCGGCTCGGTAGTCGCCAGGATGAATTTGACGTGGGGCGGCGGCTCTTCCAGAGTCTTGAGCAGCGCGTTGAAGGCCTGGTCGGTCAGTTGATGGGCCTCGTCGATGATATAAATCTTGAAGCGATCGCGCGCCGGCCGGTAGCTGAGATTCTCGATGATACTGCGGGCGTCGTCGATTTTGCGGTAGGTGGCGCCGTCTATCTCGACTACGTCCAGCGCGCGCCCCTGGCGTATCTCCACGCAGGCGGCGCATTGGCCGCACGGCTCGGGGGTCGGGCCTTGGGCGCAGTTGAGGCAGCGGGCCAAAATGCGCGCGGCGGTGGTTTTGCCCACTCCGCGAATGCCGCTGAATAAGAAGGCGTGTGCAATCCGGCCGCTCGCCAGCGCTTGAGCCAAGGTGCGGGTAACCTGCTCCTGCCCGACCAGGTCGGCAAAGCGCTCAGGGCGCCATTTACGCGCCAGAACCAGATGGTCGGACATGGTGGCCATCGACGCCGCTTTCCTCCTGGCGGCTCGCTGCCGCCGCTGCCCGTCGAATGATAGCTAGGCACCCCCGCGGCACAGAGAAGGGGTCGGTACCGTTGCTTCCTTCCGGACCTGGCGGGGTTCGCGACTTTCCCTTGCGCAGGACCCAGCTATCAGCGGCGGGCAGCCTTGGAGCGGAGCATCCCGGAAGTCCATCAATTTATCTCAGCCAAGCGCGCTTGCAAACATGCTTCGAAAAGACTCCCCGGTCGCAGCGTCCCGGCGTTCCCAAGGCCAGTTTCCCGGAAAGCATGGGGCCAGAACCAAACGAAGAAGCGGGCGAGTACCCTGCTCTTTCGGGGTCGAACATACCCCCTGCTGCGTCAGACTTTCAGTACCAGCTTGCCGGTTGAGGCCCGGGACAGTAGCAGCCGATGGGCCTCGGCAGCTTGAGTGAGCGGTATG encodes:
- the recR gene encoding recombination mediator RecR; its protein translation is MAASGKRPDGLPPAMTRLVRELSRLPGIGEKTAARLAFNLLARPRPEVIALAEALLEMKERVGLCSSCFGLSDSERCHICADPGRDPTVLCVVEGPADLMAIERSRSFQGLYHVLHGALAPLDGIGPDDLRINELIDRLKAGGEGAIVEVIVATNATVEGEATALYLARLLKPMGVRATRLARGLPVGGDLEYSDAATLTSAISGRREI
- the dnaX gene encoding DNA polymerase III subunit gamma/tau; the protein is MATMSDHLVLARKWRPERFADLVGQEQVTRTLAQALASGRIAHAFLFSGIRGVGKTTAARILARCLNCAQGPTPEPCGQCAACVEIRQGRALDVVEIDGATYRKIDDARSIIENLSYRPARDRFKIYIIDEAHQLTDQAFNALLKTLEEPPPHVKFILATTEPQKMPETILSRLQRYDFRRLPFAVIMARLRDLAQRENIAVDQGGLTLLAREAGGSMRDAERMLESALTLAEDGPLSENAVADTLGVASRARVYALTTAILERDAGAALNIVRELNERGANLAGLGRDLLETLRNLVIAKLPANGQAHALTNLPDHELEQVRKLAQQPSQRDLLRLFRLMAQAQEEILRSPYADLLLEMTVVRMASLAPVLDGDELARALAALGREAGPGGGPSGTPPGPSGAPAAPARRMRVEGEVRASAPARTPLPTPPSPARPGVNQALPELREHIRARKAALAGFMENGATLRLDDDLLRIIPASSIYVRYLADNRGVIGELAAEFYGRPIRVELAPVDASGGDAGIASAAPASPPEAPTAAPTPASAPGNPATPAADRDTIRKELFADPVVRQILDELEGRLVDVRRTVSGDDQSKS
- a CDS encoding antibiotic biosynthesis monooxygenase: MFAVIFEVQPRQERWEEYLGLARLLRPELEQIEGFIENERFVHQADGSRLLSLSLWDNEKALVRWRTVPLHHEAQERGRREILADYHLRVGEVIGDSARPPIDLLAGQRFDVTQSGAAPVATISIVVPPARSLPEVGEASAAITCDRFTSLTTEGKELVLRGWRETEAAVDWERALGRKSDLIRHLRVRIIRDYGMVDRREAPQYFPPVPARPNPK
- a CDS encoding YbaB/EbfC family nucleoid-associated protein, which gives rise to MAQPDLSTIMQQAQALQDKLKQMQEDAASRTVEAQAGGGMVRVVVDGSMQVRSIQIEPALLNDAKMLEDLLLGAINDGLRRAQTLVAQEVGKLAGPLAGFKLPGME
- a CDS encoding Rrf2 family transcriptional regulator, producing the protein MRFGVAVDYSLKALLMLAERYPALTPLRAETIAAAQNIPENYLRRLLIELKRGGLVLSQKGPSGGYLLARPPGRITMAEVVEIIEGDYVPVECLEEGGNSPCRREDACAMREVWREVRDQVVAILRRTTLESLATRRKNAFTFQI
- a CDS encoding phosphoadenylyl-sulfate reductase codes for the protein MAEHNDRELMDELEAGEAAVELDDKEPQEVLSWAIERFGSRLGICSSFQADGCALIDMACRIDPTVRVFTIDTGRMPPETYQLIQQVRDRYGIAVEIFLPDSHVVEQMTTKHGINLFYHNVDARLLCCQVRKVLPLRRALVNFDAWITGLRRDQWATRSNIRKVEIDHDHGAIVKISPLADWTDEEVWDYLRAHDVPYNKLYDQGYKSIGCAPCTRSVKPGEDPRSGRWWWETGAPKECGMHCAIETGGFEHELAALLGGHGAAPMAGK
- a CDS encoding nitrite/sulfite reductase, which gives rise to MPKREPPSWETVLKRNSAEKLKRELFPTELWGQWQRLVETSYEKLPEEDIVRLQWYGLYHDKPKIGTFMMRVKVPGGILSPAGLRALGEISERYGQGSGELTTRQNIQIHHITLDHFQEVFLRLKEAGLTTLGGCGDVVRNITGCPLAGVDQEEFFDTTGLLAEAARFFYGNPEYSDLPRKHKITLSACPYQCNAPEINCIALVGLLREGRPGFAIRVGGGLSSTPRLSRHLGVFITPEQALPVLRAIIDVWRSTTEYRISRVKARLKFMIDDYGVEDFRKLVEARLGYQLDTLDELPLPDRDSDHMGIREQKQPGLLSVGFPVYLGLMSGAQMSRLAAVVEGYGGDIRLTRRQNFILTAVPRTRLDQIVAEVAEIGFALDVNGLYASSIGCIGDPHCNYAVTPTKEKLATLLERLTTQFGDQVANLKLNLDGCPHACAQHWTGDIGLQGTTTRGPNGEPREAFDIILRGGLGKEAAIGKPVLRRVLSSQVEDYVSRLFAGYLAQRQPEESFTSFCKRLSDEALVGIAQAAPSATEAIA